Genomic DNA from Nyctibius grandis isolate bNycGra1 chromosome Z, bNycGra1.pri, whole genome shotgun sequence:
CTACAGCTGCCACGGCGAGGACGGCGGCCTCCTGCACGCCGTGTCCCTGCGGCTGGGGTGTGAGTAGCATGTCCGCAGGCTGGGGGTGTGCAGCCCCGCTGGGATGGGCCAGCGGTGCCCGCACCCCTGGCAGCCGCTTGCCAAGAGGGGACTTGGTGGTGACACAGGGGTGCCTGCGTGCCGGCTGGGCTGCGGGACGGGGGACCCCTCGCTGACCATTGCTTCCCCTTGGGCCCCAGACCTGCCAGGAGTCCCCTTCGTGTCCTGCAGAGCATCCGACTACGAGAATTTCTCCTGTTCCTGGACCTCCAGTGTGGAGACCTTCCTCCCCACCAGATACATCACAACCTACAGGTGATCTGTCCCTACAGGGCACGGGATGGGGAGTTTACACGGTGAGCCCTGGGTCCCGGCCAAGGATGACCACCAAACCCTGCTGGCCATCTGACCCACCCCCTGGGTTCACCTCCTGCCCCAAGGGCCATGCTGCACCCTGGAGCAGCTCGTGTTTTGGGATGAGCAGAGCACTGAGCGTTTGCTTGCTCCAAGGGGAGcacccagcagcactggggggCCGGCACAGGCAGGCTCCCTCCCTGCCAACGGCTCTGCCAGCACCAGAGGGGCTATAAAAGAGAAGCAGGTCATCTGCAAGCCACCGAGTGCTTCGGCGTGCTTCAGGATGAAAGGAGCCCCAGCAGCATCGCTGCTTCTAATTATCCCAGCAGGCCAAATTAGTGGGCTGCTTTGAAGTCAGCCGGAGCCCATAAagcacagccctgctgaaagctgcaggagcagggggggctggggctCAGCGGGGAGGGGGCCACGCGGAGCAATGGGGTCttggcagggagggggtggcGGGAAGCAAGGGAATATGGGGTCTGTAGGGTGAGGGTGAagccagctgctggggagctgctTTTACCAGTGCCCCTGcgcctttgctgctgctgcgtgATGAAACCCTGGGTGGGCGAGGGGGGTTCTCTGAGAAGGACCCTACTGGGTACCCTGCCGTCTCGTTCCCCTGGACGCCTGGCTCCCACTGCCAGGGCTTGGCATGGCGTTATCTCCATCCCCCGTGCCGTGCCATGTGCATCAGTGCAGGAGTGGgggtgcagcagagcagccccctaggactctggatgtgtttaagaaaagactggacatggcacttagtgccatgatctagttgacagggtggtgtcagggcaacggttggactcaatgatccctgaggtctcttccagcctggttgattctgtgattctgtgactggtgCAGAGACCCCCGTCCCTCCTCTGGGTCATAGTGGGGTTGCCTTCATGCTGTCCCCTCATCCTCACTGTCTGCTTTTCCGTCTCTCCATGGCAGGAAGAAATCGCTGACGGGTGAAGAGAAGCGGAGGTAGGACAGGCTCCCACCCCAGTCCCATGCTCTGGGGACTGGCTCCCATCCCAAAGGCTCTGCCACTGTCCTCGGTGGGGTCCCCAAGGCAAGGGCTGGTTGTCCCCATGGGGGAACTGTCTCCCCAAACCTAGGCCAGGGAGGGACCTTCCCAGGAGgactgtggggctggggtggtgaTCACTTAGGTCACACTCAAAGGGACGTGCAGGGCTCTGGAGGTGTGAGGGCAGCTGCCCAGACCCTGTCTGAGCTGTAACGGGGGCTGCCTCCTCCACTGGGCTCTTGGCATGGGGGGGCTCTCCACATGGCACCGCCTTGGTAGCACCGGGGGACTATGCATGGCGGGCAGGGGGGACGTGTCACCACCCTCCCTCCCCGTCTGCAGGAACAAGAACGGTCATGTGGGGCCGTGCCTGCAGGATCCATCCCGCCCCGGCACCTGCACCGTCCACGGGTCGGAGTTCTGGAGCTCCTACCGCCTGAACATCACCGAGGTGAACCCCCTGGGCTCCAGCTTCCGCCTCCTCGACGTCACCATGCAGGCCATCAGTGAGTGTCCGtccatccatctgtccatccCCGTGTCCGTCCATCCCCTGGGCATTCAGCCCCGGGTGGCAGCGGGGAGCCCAGCACCCCTCTGCACGGCAATGCGGTGTGACCAGGGCTCCCTGTCCTCTCCCGCGCAGTTAAACCGGACCCTCCAGAGGGCTTGGTGGTGGAGCCCATCCCCCTGGCCCCGCGGCGGCTCTACGTGAGCTGGAAGTACCCCTCCTCCTGGCCCAAGGAGCCCCACTTCCAGCTCAGGTTTCGGCTCCAATACCGGCCCGTCATCCACCGCTTCTGGTCCGTGGTAAGCGGTGGGCGAGGGGAGGCAAAGCCAGTGTGGGAGCAGGGTGGGCGCAGGGCAagggagggcagagaggggTGCACCGTTCTGCCCCACAGATCCCCTCTGTTCGGTGCAGGTGGAGACGGTGAACCTCTCCGAGGTGATCACGGATGCCTTTGCTGGGATGGAGCACGTGGTCCAAGTCAGCGCCAAGGATTTCCTGGATGCGGGGAACTGGAGCGAGTGGAGTGCTGAGGCCCGGGCGACGCCGGTCAGAGGTGCGAGGGGGACAGGCTAAAgcccccagcatccctgccaGGTTTCACCATCCCTCCCCAAAGCCCCTCCAGCACCCTGGGCTGCCCCtttccagccccttccccatgGCACCCATTCCCCCAAATATCACCCAGAGCAAGCCCCAGCTCCTGAGGTCCCTTAAAGTTGCCCAGAAAGCTGGTCCCATGCACCATACTAAACTGGCCCCACAGTGGGAGGCAGAGCTGCatctcccagccccacggcagACTGCAGCCATGCTGCTGCCATTTGGGGATTGCCCCCCACAGCcttggggcagagcagggctcccATAGCACCAGTAGCACCCTGGGGACACGCTTGGGCTTGTGAGACCCCTGGGACACAGGGGCACCCTTCTTTGCTCCTCTCTGTGGGTCTCTGGGGTGCTGCCCATGATTTTGGGTGAGTGGTTCCCGTCCCCTGTGTCCTTCCAGACCCGGCCACTGCGGCGAGAGAAGAAACCACTACAGATGCCAGCCTGGAGAGCCTGCCCGAGGAGCCCTCCCAGGCTCCCAACCCTGAGCCCATCAGTGAGTAGAGCTGGAGGCAGTGGCAGGAATGGGGACCgtctgcaggcagctgcttgCCTGGGCTCACGCGTAGCTGAGAGTTATAGGAAGGGTCTCTGGCCCCATGCCCATGTGTGTCTGGGGTACTGGGGTGCCCAGGAGCTTGCAATAGGGTCCCCAGGTGCCAGTGGGCTGTAGCATCCCTCAGCCGTGACAGTCTCTCTGTCCCAGACCGCAGCGACCCCCTGGAGAAGATGGCCATCCTGGTGTCCCTTGGAATCTTTGCCTTCTTCGTACTGGCTGCTGTTCTCgtcatcaccatcctcatctGGTAGGTTGGGTTTTGAGAGGGAGGGGTCTGCATGAttgctgtccccatcccactcTGGCCCCTGAACCCCCAGCATGGGGTGCCCAATGTcccaccagccctgctctgagGTCCCTGCCCAAACAGACTTGATGCCAGCCCCATAAGGTGGTTCATCCTCCCCTTGCCCCCCTGCCACATCAAAACCTCTTCCCAGCACACCCCACTGGCTGCAGCACTGCCCAGCCTGCCTGGGGTCTTTCTGATGAGCCTATATCCATGGGACCTTTCTCTGTATCCCCCAAAGACACTGCTGCTGCTAACGTCCTTCCAAAGCCTCCTGCCTTCCTGGGGACTCTCCTGCTCCATGGTCAGCATAGAGACCCCTCCATATGCCTTTGCCCCTGGCAGTCCTTCCCCTGGGCGCTGCCCACTGGTCCTGTCCCCAGGTCCCCTCCCTGTGcccatcccagccctgcccaaTCTCTCGACCAGCTCCTGCTGTAGCCCTGGTGCTGACCCGCTGGAGCAGCCAggcacagctgggcacagctgGATGGGGATGCAGAGTGGGATCGCCAGAGATGTGGGCAGTCCCAGTGCCCAGGTGGGCTCCTCGGAGTCCTCAGCCACTGCTGCTCTGTCCCCAGGCTCCGGGTGAGGAAACATGGCAAGGACGAGACCAAACCCCACAACTTTTTGGTTGCTGCCACCCACTTGAAGGCGCTGCCGAGTGAGTTAGGGTGCAGGGTGGGTGatggggggatgcaggggaggGGGTGTAGGGAGGGGACAGGTCAGTGCCCCCTCTGACCCCTGCCCTCTCTCTCAGCAGAGGCTCAGATCCTGTAGTGAGCCCTGGCCGATCCCCGCTCCCTGCACCCGCTTGCCCACGCGTGGGACTTGATGCCACTGCTGGCCCCCACGGACCCCACGCCTCCCGGGTCGCCCCATAGCCGTGGACATTGCTggagcccccagcaccctgggggTGCAGGATGGACCCTAAGGAGAGAGACTCTGCTCCCAGGAGCTTTGGGCTGCCCGTGCCCACCAGGAGCTGGCTGGTGGCACCTTGAACTCAGGGCGACGGGCCAGCCCCACCGCCAGACGCTGCTGAACACATGGGGATGAGATGCTGAGCCAGCCCCACTTCACTGTCTAGTGTCGAGGGGCACCATGCATGCGGGCTCCGAGGGGTGCCGGGCATCAGTGAGCAGGGGGTGCTGAGCCCTGCCTGTCGTCCTCCACCAGCTGCCAGCAGGCAGACAGACCCCCCTGTCCCTCTGCCCCTCACCCCTGTACCGTGGCTGGACGGAGCACTGATGCCAATAAAGGGGATAGCATTGGCACTGCCCAGGCAAGACCTCCTTGCAGATGGTGCTGGGCCAGGGCAGAGGTGCGTGGCACTGGGTGAGATGCCAGCTTGGGGACCGTCCTTGTGGGAGGTGtacaggcagcagggctggtccCTAAACAGgtcagccccctccccaggagccTGGAGGGGCTGAGAGAGACCCTCGCCCGGGCCAGCCCTTGCTGAGTGCCAGAAGAGgatgcaggcagctgcctgggaCACGTCCCCTGCCCTCGCCAGCCCGGCAGCAGGGACAGGACCCTCTGCACAGCCCCCCTTGCTCGGCATGtggccccctccccacacctcGACCTGGTCCCTCTAACAGCTTCCATGTGTTGGCACCTCCCGACCCCGGCACTCAGCGCCAGCAGCCTGATGAGATCCAGATGGGACTGGGTGAAAATCCAGGCAGCAGCGGcgcagggagcagggggagcaGAGCCAGCGTGGGGTGGGTCCCTGCGCCCACCCCGATGGCTGTGTCACTCCTGGCtgggccctggggctgcccttgAGCCTGAGGTGCAAGGGGGGGGACCTCCCGAAAGGGTCCTCATGGGGACGGGTTTGGAGGGGGCTGGGGTAGGGCTGTGCCTTTTGCAATGTCTCGTGTGCCCACAGACCCCTCTGCCCTCACTGGGTGCCTCTGTGCTCCCACCCCGGGTGTGGGGCCGTGGGGGCTGCCCGTGCCGGTGCTTGGCTTTGCAGGGTCCCAGCCCCTGGCTGCCCCTGGTGAGCATGCTCACCCTGTGTGGGAGAGATGGGGGTCAGCCCTCATCTGCGGTGTGCTACCGCGGTGGCACCATCCTTGGACAGGAGCAGGGCTCTCCAAGGAGCAAGTAAGGCAGGTCACCAAGCTGGGGATGTATAAGGGGCCAGATCCTGCCTGGGCTTCTGGGCGCAACAGCCTCATCCCCACTCCCAGGTGCATCCCAGGACTTGCCAGCTCTAGCTGTGTCACGCTGCCATCCCCTGCTGGACTCTGGTCCCCAGCATCCCACCCAGCCAGCATCCTTTCTGATGTGTCATGGTCACCCTTGTCTCCTCTTGGTCTCCAGCATGGcatgggcagccccttccaccTGGAAACCTCCTCTTACCACCACCAGATCCCACTCCTCTGCCACTGTGGAAGGGATCAGGGCTGTGATTGTCCATAGGATGCTGTGGAACATGGATGATGTCCATCCCATAGCTGTTGCTCCTACGTTTGCAAATTGAGCTCAGTGGTTTCCCAGTACCTGGTACTGGTTTAGAGGCTGATGCCTGCATGCTCCAAATAGAAGGGGGTTGCTGCTGGCCAGAGGGAGCAGAAACCACCAAAGTGTTGCACCTCCACAAGGGAACGTGTGCCTGCATTGTGCATGCAAGGTTAGGTGGGTAGATAAGAGAGGACGCATAGCTGTGCTGTCCCACTGTGTCAAGCCCTGTGTTCCCTTCCTTAGCTGGGGCTAGCCTGGCCAGGTGGTGAGGACACCAAGTTCTGGTGACCAGAGCAGCTTGAGGGCAGAAGATGCACATCTGGTCCTCATCACCGCATCCTGCTGCCCTTGGCCCTGGAAGGTGACCCCTTTCCTCTCTGATGGAAGCTTTAGAGTTGGGACCTGCCACCCATTTGGCAGCTGGAGATACCAAGAGTAGGGGAGAGGTCTGCGTGCCACCATGAagtcctgcctgcctgcactgtggctgcctgctgggatgcccTATGGCtcagccccctgccccagcagcctgtAAATGTGACACACGGGCATCGGAGACTCCAAGGAAGCAGCAAGTTCAGTGCTTGGGGGGGCCTAAAGATGCTTGGTGCTGGGTCTTGCACTCCCAGTTCCCCGGggggagggtgccctggtgctGGACGTGGAAGAACAGGGGTTTCCACTGGACCAGTGGAGATGCAAGGGGAGGGCTGGGGTGAACAGCAATCTGGGATAAAGGAGAGGGCTCCAGATGCCAAAGTCAACTTTGCCTTCAAGCcgtggagaagaaaaacaggaagggACCATGAGAGCTGTCCCAGCGCCGGCACCTCCCTGTCCCACCGCGGGGCCAGGGCACTTCCTCCAGGGCTCGGGCTCTTTGGTGGCTCACACAGCTGTGGAGCGAGCAGGAGGcttcctgctgcaggctggagcCCTGCCTGGACGCACCCTGCCCGGACTAGGCAGAGGCACTTCCAAAATTGCCTTGCTGCTGTATCCcaccctccccagggcagatgCTGTGCCAAGATCGCTGGGGGAGCTGGTACAAGCCAGGCCTGGGGATGCTGAGGCTGTGCCAGGTTGAAGCAGCCTGTGGGCTGGATCCATGAGGAGCAGGGATGGGTCCAGCTCCCTGGCATGAGACAGGGACCAGCCCAAGCCCAGCAGGAGAAAAGTGCATGAGAACATGGCCTGGGTCCTGCCGGGAGTACAAAATTTCCAGCAGGCAATGCTACGCGCCAGGGAAGGGCCCCAGCACCGAGGTGCAGAAAGGTCCATATCCGTGTCTCCATCCAGAGCATCTCTCAGGCAGGGGCTGGCGTTCGCCAGCCGCCCAGCTGCGTGCAGGGCTGGTTTGGGAAAGCAATAGCCTGGGCAAAAGCATTTGCAGCAGGGCACTGTTTGTGGATGGTTGCGCAGCAGTGCCTGGGCTGCTTGGCTGCCACCAACCCTGCCAAATATCTGGGCTGGCCCTCAGGGCtagcctcctcctctccctgcctcgCTGCCAGAATCAGCCTGCATTTTGCAGGGGAGGAGGCGGGTTGCACAGGACCATGAAGCAAAACAGTCTCAACTTACCTCTCATGGCTGCTCCTGCTTCCTTCTCCGCCACGTCCTGAGCCAaataaagaagtaaaagcagCTCCAGCGTATCATGGAAGCTATAGGGGCATGAAACATATATGTCACGAGGcgagggggaaaggaaagggtaTGTATGCAGTCAGTGGttcagcagggagggagggattcATGGATTGAGGGAAGGAGCCATGCAAATGTATAGATGGATGTGTGGGTTGTTtggcagagggaggaagggatggaTATATGGATGGATGCGTGGATGTGTAGATGGATAGGCAGTTTGGACACCCAAATACCATCCTAAGCATCGAAGTTGCTCATTTCGCGGGGGCTGACTTGTGAGGATGGCTGGGAGGCCAAGTGTGTAAGGCCGGCAAAGGGAGGCCCACGGGCAGAGCAGGAATGGTTTTTGGGAACAAGTCCCAGGTGTGACCCATGAGCCCAGTCCCCATGGACGTGTCATCACAGCTGACATGAGGAGACGGAGCCCGAATTGTTACCAGTGCAGGTCCCAAGAGTGTCAGGGGAGAGCGCAGGACATCTCCAGAGGGATTGCATCCCCCTCAGGAGTCGCTTCCATCTCTCACTGTCCGGGCACTGAGggtggaggagcagcagggacCCTGCCCTGGGGACACAGTGAGTCCGAacacaaatgctttaaaaacccAGTGCTGAGCATTCACCCTGGCCATAGCTTTCAGCTCACTTGCACGTGGGTTACATCCGCCTGCAGTCTTGCTACAGGGTCCAAGCGCCCAGCCCACTGGAGACCCCTGACATCACCCATACTCCCTCTTCTTCATCTACCTCCCTTTATAGCTGCCACAGGACCACAAACTCCTTTCCATCATCTGCTCTtccctgaaagagaaaaggggagacATCACCTGCCAGGCCAAATGTGCTGGCACGCAAACAGATGTGGAGAGGGGAGAGACCTGAGACATCTCTTCTTGCTGCCCCATTGTAGGCTTCTCCCCGCAGGAATggattgtttctttctttgcttgctggggctggccccttccctgcctccaggATGCTTTTGGTCCTTCACGACCAGGAAACACCAAGCACGTGGCTGCAGAGATGGTGGGAGGCTGAAGCCAGCAGCTTAGCTGTACCCAAGCACTGCTGCTGGTGATGCTCCCAGGAAACAGCTTCTCCCTcctcaaagcagcagcagcagctctctggaTGAGCTCACTGAGCCCGGGACTTCCCTGCCAGCTTTCTTTGCACTGAAAACAGTCCTGTGCTACTGCATACTCCCTGTGAACACATCTCCTCTGCTGTGCGGTGTGAGGACCATATCTCCTCGATGCTGCCCTGTCGCTTGCTCAGAGGAGTTGGTCTCCTTCGTCCCCTGTGGCAGAAACTCCACCTTCTCTTCCAGAGTTGTAGGGACTGAAACAGGGCAGGAGATGCTTTGTGAGCTTCCCTGGAGAAGCTACCTGCTCTCCTCCCACCAGCTGCACCTTGTGGTCCCCTGCATCGACTGCCACACCAACTGCTTCGTCTAAAAGGACAGACCAAGCAAAGAGAGGATATGGACAGCATGGCCCAGCCCTACACAGGGGCTCCTCAACCAGCTGGGGGACTCCAGTGCTCCTCAAGTTCCAAGACTGCACGGAGCAGACGCTGGGCAGACAGACAGCCCTGTACAGCAGGGCCTTTCTCTGCATCCTGAAAATGATGGGCCAGAGTTAAATGTGAGACTCTGGGAGTCTCATGTGGCTTCGCAGCATTACAACACACGGGGCCCTCCCAGCATACAAGCAACAAGCAACCCCCAGCCTTTGCTCCGTACTGGGAGATGCTGAGCTCCACGTACATGCTGGGCACTGGCATAGTCACCTCTGTGCTGATGGATCTGGAGGTGGTAAGGTGCTAAAAGTGCCAGGTCCATGTCCACACCTGGGATCTCCTGGAGGATGCTAACTGATCCCCAGGAAGATCTGCTGGCCTGGAAGGCACTGATCCCCAGGGGAATGCTGACCTGGAAAGCACCAGTCACCAGGAGGATGCTGATCTGGAAGGCACTAATACTCGGGAAGATGCTGACTTGGAAGGCACTGATTGCTGGGGGAATGCTGGGGATGCCAACCTGGAAGGCACTGATCCCCAGCAGGATGCTGACCTGGAAAACAGTGATACGCAGAAGGATGCCAAACTGGAAGGCACGGATCCCCAGGGGAATGGTGACCTGGAAGGCATCATTTATCCAGGATGTGGTGCTTTCTCCCCTACTCCAGGTCACTTCTTTCAGCTCCCCACTTATGCTGGGCACCAGCTCAGCCACGGACCACTCCAAGGGCTTGGGCTGGGGATCCACACTCAGGCAGGCATCCATGGCTGGCTGCAAAGAGCCCGGTGATCTGCCTGCAGGAAGCTGAGCCAGCACCACCTCGCCCAGTTTTCCTGCTCCCCAGAGCTCTCCGCTGGGGCTGGGAGATGCTGCCCAGCTATGGGACAGGGGGAGCGCAGCCCTCAACTCCTGCCAAAACAATACCAAGCCCCATCCTTCTGCAGGCGAGAGGGATGCCCAGACCCTATTTTCCCACTAGATGGCAAACATTGCCTTCAAAACAGCCGCTCGGGGAATTTCGTGCCTTCCCTGGGAGAGTAGGCTGAGAAAACCGTTCCTCAGGGCAAAGCCCTGGGGGTGAAGGGCTTGACGCTGAtcgggagcggggctgggggcggcaGGGACCCCGATGTGCTCCTCatcttgttttttctgtcatttcttaaattgttttcctttcccacctgCCTGGTTTCTCCTTGGTGCTGGAAAACCCATCCCTTGCCCTGTGCTGGTGGGGCTGAGCACCCCAGGCATGCAGGAGAGGCATTTATTCAACCCTGGGTAGCACCTT
This window encodes:
- the IL11RA gene encoding interleukin-11 receptor subunit alpha isoform X4, which produces MLLERTSRLEGPQMRSPIPGLGRVMVFLAAALASASLAVPEGWGEEGVQYGQVGTDVTLSCAGAHAGSPVQWRRGGAAALPEGSTIRQGALVLPRASLATAGTYSCHGEDGGLLHAVSLRLGYLPGVPFVSCRASDYENFSCSWTSSVETFLPTRYITTYRKKSLTGEEKRRNKNGHVGPCLQDPSRPGTCTVHGSEFWSSYRLNITEVNPLGSSFRLLDVTMQAIIKPDPPEGLVVEPIPLAPRRLYVSWKYPSSWPKEPHFQLRFRLQYRPVIHRFWSVVETVNLSEVITDAFAGMEHVVQVSAKDFLDAGNWSEWSAEARATPVRDRSDPLEKMAILVSLGIFAFFVLAAVLVITILIWLRVRKHGKDETKPHNFLVAATHLKALPTEAQIL
- the IL11RA gene encoding interleukin-11 receptor subunit alpha isoform X1 — translated: MLLERTSRLEGPQMRSPIPGLGRVMVFLAAALASASLAVPEGWGEEGVQYGQVGTDVTLSCAGAHAGSPVQWRRGGAAALPEGSTIRQGALVLPRASLATAGTYSCHGEDGGLLHAVSLRLGYLPGVPFVSCRASDYENFSCSWTSSVETFLPTRYITTYRKKSLTGEEKRRNKNGHVGPCLQDPSRPGTCTVHGSEFWSSYRLNITEVNPLGSSFRLLDVTMQAIIKPDPPEGLVVEPIPLAPRRLYVSWKYPSSWPKEPHFQLRFRLQYRPVIHRFWSVVETVNLSEVITDAFAGMEHVVQVSAKDFLDAGNWSEWSAEARATPVRDPATAAREETTTDASLESLPEEPSQAPNPEPINRSDPLEKMAILVSLGIFAFFVLAAVLVITILIWLRVRKHGKDETKPHNFLVAATHLKALPTEAQIL
- the IL11RA gene encoding interleukin-11 receptor subunit alpha isoform X3 codes for the protein MRSPIPGLGRVMVFLAAALASASLAVPEGWGEEGVQYGQVGTDVTLSCAGAHAGSPVQWRRGGAAALPEGSTIRQGALVLPRASLATAGTYSCHGEDGGLLHAVSLRLGYLPGVPFVSCRASDYENFSCSWTSSVETFLPTRYITTYRKKSLTGEEKRRNKNGHVGPCLQDPSRPGTCTVHGSEFWSSYRLNITEVNPLGSSFRLLDVTMQAIIKPDPPEGLVVEPIPLAPRRLYVSWKYPSSWPKEPHFQLRFRLQYRPVIHRFWSVVETVNLSEVITDAFAGMEHVVQVSAKDFLDAGNWSEWSAEARATPVRDPATAAREETTTDASLESLPEEPSQAPNPEPINRSDPLEKMAILVSLGIFAFFVLAAVLVITILIWLRVRKHGKDETKPHNFLVAATHLKALPTEAQIL
- the IL11RA gene encoding interleukin-11 receptor subunit alpha isoform X2; amino-acid sequence: MLLERTSRLEGPQMRSPIPGLGRVMVFLAAALASASLAVPEGWGEEGVQYGQVGTDVTLSCAGAHAGSPVQWRRGGAAALPEGSTIRQGALVLPRASLATAGTYSCHGEDGGLLHAVSLRLGYLPGVPFVSCRASDYENFSCSWTSSVETFLPTRYITTYRKKSLTGEEKRRNKNGHVGPCLQDPSRPGTCTVHGSEFWSSYRLNITEVNPLGSSFRLLDVTMQAIIKPDPPEGLVVEPIPLAPRRLYVSWKYPSSWPKEPHFQLRFRLQYRPVIHRFWSVVETVNLSEVITDAFAGMEHVVQVSAKDFLDAGNWSEWSAEARATPVRDPATAAREETTTDASLESLPEEPSQAPNPEPINRSDPLEKMAILVSLGIFAFFVLAAVLVITILIWLRVRKHGKDETKPHNFLVAATHLKALPKAQIL